A genomic region of Coriobacteriaceae bacterium contains the following coding sequences:
- the rplN gene encoding 50S ribosomal protein L14, with protein MIQMQSMLTVADNSGAQKVQCIKVLGGSKRRYAGLGDIIVCSVKEAAPNSQVKKGDVVRCVIVRLKKEVRRKDGSYIKFDENAAVVVDDSGAPRGTRVFGPVARELRDRKFMKIVSLAPETL; from the coding sequence ATGATTCAGATGCAATCAATGCTGACTGTTGCTGACAACAGCGGTGCACAGAAGGTTCAGTGCATCAAGGTCCTCGGCGGCTCCAAGCGCCGCTACGCCGGCCTGGGCGACATCATCGTCTGCAGCGTCAAGGAGGCAGCCCCCAACAGTCAGGTCAAGAAGGGCGACGTCGTTCGTTGCGTCATCGTCCGTCTCAAGAAGGAGGTCCGTCGCAAGGACGGCTCCTACATCAAGTTCGATGAGAACGCCGCCGTCGTGGTTGACGATTCCGGCGCTCCCCGTGGCACGCGCGTTTTCGGGCCCGTCGCCCGCGAGCTGCGTGACCGCAAGTTCATGAAGATCGTCTCCCTCGCACCCGAGACGCTTTAG
- the rplE gene encoding 50S ribosomal protein L5: MAPRLKEKYYKELAPKLKEELGIANVNDIPKLEKIVVNMGVGEAATDSKLIDAAVEDLRVITGQQPMICRAKKSIATFKLRAGMPIGAKVTLRGDRMYEFFDRLIAAAIPRIRDFRGLPANSFDGHGNYSMGVTEQIIFPEIDYDKVDRTRGMDITFVTTAKTDEEGKALLTAFGFPFAA, translated from the coding sequence ATGGCACCACGTCTCAAAGAGAAGTACTACAAGGAGCTCGCTCCGAAGCTCAAGGAAGAGCTCGGCATCGCTAACGTCAACGACATCCCCAAGCTCGAGAAGATCGTCGTCAACATGGGTGTGGGCGAGGCTGCGACCGACAGCAAGCTCATCGATGCAGCTGTCGAGGATCTGCGCGTCATCACCGGCCAGCAGCCGATGATCTGCCGTGCCAAGAAGTCCATCGCAACCTTCAAGCTGCGTGCCGGCATGCCAATTGGCGCCAAGGTCACGTTGCGCGGCGACCGCATGTACGAGTTCTTCGATCGCCTCATCGCGGCCGCGATTCCCCGCATCCGCGACTTCCGCGGTCTTCCCGCGAACAGCTTCGATGGCCATGGCAACTATTCCATGGGCGTTACCGAGCAGATCATCTTCCCGGAGATCGACTACGACAAGGTCGACCGCACCCGCGGCATGGATATCACGTTCGTGACGACTGCCAAGACCGACGAAGAGGGCAAGGCGCTTCTCACCGCTTTCGGATTCCCGTTTGCGGCTTAG
- the rplX gene encoding 50S ribosomal protein L24: MNIKTGDTVKVIAGKDKGAQGEVLFAFPEKGRVTVQGVNLVHKALRPTQANPNGGIDTREAAIDVSNVMLVCPSCGLPTRIGFKVDEDGKQRVCKKCGKAID, encoded by the coding sequence ATGAACATCAAGACAGGCGATACCGTCAAGGTCATCGCTGGCAAGGACAAGGGCGCACAGGGCGAGGTTCTCTTTGCCTTTCCCGAGAAGGGCCGCGTGACCGTCCAGGGCGTTAACCTGGTGCACAAGGCGCTTCGCCCGACCCAAGCCAACCCCAATGGCGGCATCGACACCCGTGAGGCGGCTATCGACGTCTCCAACGTCATGCTGGTCTGCCCGTCGTGTGGTCTGCCGACTCGCATCGGCTTCAAGGTCGACGAGGACGGTAAACAACGCGTCTGCAAGAAATGCGGAAAGGCTATCGACTAA
- a CDS encoding type Z 30S ribosomal protein S14, with the protein MAKKSMIAKAKRKPKFSTRAYTRCNRCGRPHSVYRKFGLCRICLRELALKGELPGVRKASW; encoded by the coding sequence TTGGCAAAGAAATCGATGATCGCCAAGGCAAAGCGTAAGCCGAAGTTCAGCACGCGCGCGTATACGCGTTGCAACCGCTGCGGCAGGCCGCATTCGGTCTATCGCAAGTTCGGTCTGTGCCGAATCTGCTTGCGTGAACTTGCCCTTAAAGGCGAACTCCCCGGTGTCCGCAAGGCGAGCTGGTAA